A single Lolium perenne isolate Kyuss_39 chromosome 6, Kyuss_2.0, whole genome shotgun sequence DNA region contains:
- the LOC127308429 gene encoding uncharacterized protein has product MIPRGMAPLLALLLLGLVAATTAQQEGNVAEQFAASLATRFDAPPSWPFPNPRLRAAYAALQAWKQTAIFSDPANFTANWLGPNVCAYTGVYCAADPSAYGLLTVAGIDLNHADIAGFLPAFLPLGLPDLALLHLNSNRFCGIIPDTFKRLRLLHELDLSNNRFVGAFPEVVLTLPSLKYLDLRFNDFEGAIPPALFDRPLDAIFLNSNRLRNPIPANLGNSPASVVVLAHNKLGGCIPPSIGNMADTLNEIVLIDDQLVGCVPPQVGLLKKVTVFDVSDNRLQGAIPAAVGGMAAVEELDFAGNMFEGAVPAGVCGLAGLKNFTYTNNFIVSRPGCAQATADGAWNCIPGAPAQRPPAQCAYAAAHPFDCSKSQCQAGAAYTPSPTPTPTPTPGGGGHSGGGQPSTSPSYPSPPSSGTTPSSHSPPKGTPTYPSPPSSDTTPSSHSPPKGTPSYPSPPSSGTTPSSHSPPRGHTTPSYPMPPSSSSTPSYHSPPQSTPTTPSPPQGGSTTPSYPTPPSSSSTPSYHSPPQSTPTAPSYPSPPSGSTTPVGGHAPPPPTSYNKPDGRYAPPPGSYGPNPSTPPSSGSPPHSSGSHPTPSPPTKYPGYAAPGIPTTTPPSSTHPGTPSSPSGTPTTPSSPEHCAPPSHGGGTGGHPTPTPSSGHPTPTPSGANLPFPPVYGVSYGSPPPPVKPHY; this is encoded by the coding sequence ATGATCCCGCGCGGCATGGCGCCGCTGCTCGCGCTCCTGCTGCTCGGACTGGTAGCGGCAACAACGGCGCAGCAGGAGGGCAACGTGGCTGAGCAGTTCGCCGCCTCACTCGCCACCCGCTTCGACGCGCCGCCGTCCTGGCCGTTCCCGAACCCGCGCCTCCGGGCCGCCTACGCCGCGCTGCAGGCCTGGAAGCAGACGGCCATCTTCTCCGACCCCGCCAACTTCACCGCCAACTGGCTCGGCCCCAACGTCTGCGCCTACACCGGCGTCTACTGCGCCGCCGACCCCTCCGCCTACGGCCTCCTCACGGTGGCCGGGATCGACCTCAACCACGCCGACATCGCCGGCTTCCTGCCCGCCTTCCTCCCGCTCGGCCTCCCGGACCTAGCCCTCCTCCACCTCAACTCCAACCGCTTCTGCGGCATCATCCCGGACACCTTCAAGCGCCTGCGCCTCCTCCACGAGCTCGACCTCAGCAACAACCGCTTCGTCGGCGCCTTCCCGGAGGTCGTCCTCACCCTCCCCTCCCTCAAGTACCTCGACCTGCGCTTCAACGACTTCGAGGGCGCCATCCCGCCGGCCCTCTTCGACCGCCCGCTCGACGCCATCTTCCTCAACTCCAACCGCCTCCGCAACCCCATCCCGGCCAACCTCGGCAACTCCCCCGCCTCCGTCGTCGTGCTCGCGCACAACAAGCTCGGCGGATGCATCCCGCCATCCATCGGCAACATGGCCGACACGCTCAACGAGATCGTGCTCATTGACGACCAGCTCGTCGGCTGCGTCCCGCCGCAGGTCGGCCTGCTCAAGAAGGTCACCGTGTTCGATGTCAGCGACAACCGGCTCCAGGGCGCCATCCCGGCGGCCGTTGGCGGGATGGCGGCGGTCGAGGAGCTCGATTTCGCGGGGAACATGTTCGAGGGCGCCGTGCCGGCTGGTGTGTGCGGCCTCGCTGGGCTCAAGAACTTCACCTACACCAACAACTTCATCGTCTCGCGGCCGGGGTGTGCCCAGGCCACCGCCGACGGCGCGTGGAACTGTATCCCCGGCGCGCCGGCACAGCGGCCACCGGCGCAGTGCGCCTACGCTGCGGCGCACCCGTTCGACTGCAGCAAGTCGCAATGCCAGGCCGGGGCGGCGTACACTCCTTCGCCAACTCCCACGCCCACTCCCACGCCAGGTGGTGGTGGACACAGTGGAGGTGGCCAGCCTTCGACGAGCCCGTCGTACCCGTCGCCACCGTCAAGTGGCACCACTCCGTCGTCGCACTCACCGCCCAAGGGCACACCGACCTACCCGTCGCCGCCGTCGAGTGACACCACTCCGTCGTCGCACTCGCCGCCGAAGGGCACACCGTCGTACCCGTCGCCGCCGTCAAGTGGTACCACTCCCTCGTCCCACTCGCCACCTCGGGGACACACCACCCCGTCGTACCCGATGCCGCCATCAAGCTCCAGCACCCCGTCGTACCACTCGCCGCCACAGAGCACGCCGACGACTCCATCACCACCGCAGGGCGGCTCGACCACGCCGTCATACCCGACGCCGCCATCAAGCTCCAGCACCCCGTCCTACCACTCGCCGCCGCAGAGCACGCCGACAGCACCGTCTTACCCGTCACCACCGTCTGGCTCGACGACACCAGTAGGAGGCCACGCGCCGCCTCCCCCGACCTCGTACAACAAGCCGGACGGGCGGTACGCGCCGCCGCCGGGCTCATACGGCCCCAACCCTTCAACGCCCCCGTCGTCCGGCTCGCCGCCACATTCCTCCGGCAGCCACCCGACGCCTTCGCCGCCCACAAAGTACCCGGGCTACGCGGCGCCGGGGATCCCAACCACGACGCCTCCATCATCCACGCACCCCGGCACCCCGTCGTCGCCATCAGGAACACCAACAACGCCGTCCTCGCCAGAGCACTGCGCGCCGCCATCGCACGGCGGCGGTACCGGTGGGCACCCAACGCCCACGCCGTCCAGCGGGCACCCGACGCCCACGCCATCCGGCGCAAACCTGCCGTTCCCACCGGTCTACGGCGTATCGTAcgggtcgccgccgcctccggtgAAGCCGCACTACTAG